The genomic DNA CGCGCTGCTGTTCGCCGAGATCTGCGTGCAGGCTGGCGTGCCGGCGGGCGTCGTCAACATCGTCACCGGCGACGGCCGCACCGGCGAAGCCATCGTCAAGCACGAAGGCATCGACAAGCTGGCCTTCACCGGTTCCACCGAGGTGGGCCGCCTGATCCGCGAAGCCACCGCCGGCAGCGGCAAGAAGCTGTCGCTGGAACTGGGCGGCAAGTCGCCCTACATCGTGTTCGAGGATGCGGACATCGACGCGGCCGTCGAGGGCCTGGTCGATTCGATCTGGTTCAACCAGGGCCAGGTCTGCTGCGCCGGTTCGCGCCTCTTGGTGCAGGAGTCCGTCGAAGAACGCTTCCTGAAGAAACTGAAAGCGCGCATGGACAACCTGCGCCTCGGTTCGCCGCTCGACAAGTCGATGGACATCGGCGCCCTGGTCGATCCGATCCAGCGCCAGCGCATCCACGGCCTGGTGGAAGCGGCGCGCGCCGAGGGCTGCGAAGTCTATCAACCATCCGCCTGCGAGATCCCGGCGGAAGGCTCGTGGTTCCCGCCGACCCTGATCACGGGCGCATCGACCTCCGCCGCCGTGGCGCAGGCCGAGATCTTCGGCCCGGTGCTGGTGGCGATGAGCTTCCGCACCCCGGCCGAGGCCGTGCAGCTGGCAAACAACACCGTGTACGGCCTGGCCGCTTGCGTGTGGAGCGAGAACATCAGCCTGGCGCTGGACGTGGCACCGCAGATCAAGGCCGGCGTCGTGTGGATCAACACCGCCAACCAGTTCGACGCCGCTTGCGGCTTCGGCGGCTACAAGGAATCGGGCTACGGCCGTGAAGGCGGCCGCGAAGGCATGTTCGAATACCTGGTGCCGGTCAGCGAAGATGCGCGTCCGGCCCTGCCGGCCGTGGCCAAGTCCACCGCTGCCAAGCCGGCCGCCGCGTCGAACGATTCGTTCGCCATCGACCGCACCGCCAAGCTGTACATCGGCGGCAAGCAGGCCCGCCCGGACGGTGCCTACAGCCGCGCCATCCATGGCGCCGACGGCACCTTCCTAGGCGAGATCGGCGAAGGCAACCGCAAGGACATCCGCAACGCGGTCGAGGCGGCGCACAAGGCCACCGGCTGGACGCGCGCCACGGCGCACAACCGCGCGCAGGTGCTGTACTACATCGCCGAGAACCTGGCCGCGCGCGGCCAGGAGTTCGCCGACCGCATCGCCGCGCAGACCGGCAGCAAGACGGCCGAAAAAGAAGTGCAGGCTTCGATCGAACGCCTGTTCTACTGGGCTGCCTGGGCCGACAAGTACGACGGTGCGGCGCACCAGCCGCCGATGCATGGCATCACGGTGGCGCTGAACGAAGCGATCGGCGTGATCGGCATCGTCTGCCCGAACGAGAATCCGCTGTTGGGCTTCATCTCGCTGGTGGCACCGGCCATCGCCGTGGGTAACCGCGTGGTGGTGGTGCCGTCGGAAGCGCATCCGCTGACGGCGACGGACCTGTACCAGGTGTTCGACACGTCCGACCTGCCGGGCGGCGTGGTGAACATCGTCACGGGCAGCGCCGACGAGCTGGCGCGCACGCTGGCGTCGCACAGCGACATCGACGCGGTCTGGCGCCACGACGGCTCGGCCGCTGGCTGCGCGGAAGTCGAGAAGCTGTCGGCCGGTTCGCTCAAGCGCACGTGGACGGGCGGCGGCAAGGGCCGCGACTGGTTCAGCACGCAGCAGGCGGCTGGCCGGACGGTGCTGGCGCATGCGACGCAGGTGAAGAATATCTGGATTCCTTACGGCATTTGAGTTGGCGGTTGATCCGCAGGGGTCTGTCCCCGGTAAGTGATGTCGGTTGAGGCTGCCGTTAGCGTATCGAGGGGACTGACCCCGGTTTTTACTCGGCGTCCCGCGATAAAAACCGGGGTCAGTCCCCTGATGAAGCCACTGGCAAGCGTTAAAGCCAACACTTACCGGGGACAGACCCCAGCGGATCGGCGGTCCCGGATAAAAACCGGGGTCAGTCCCCTAACGAGGCCGCTGGCAAGCGCTGAAGCTGACACTTACCGGGGACAGACCCCAAGCGCATCGAAGGCCAACAAAGTTTAGAAAGAACACATATGTACCTCCCCCAAGAAATCATCCGCAAGAAGCGCGACGGCGGCATTCTCTCCGCTGACGAAATCCGCTTCTTCGTCGGCGGCATCACGTCCGGTGCCACCACCGAAGGCCAGATCGCCGCGCTGGCGATGGCCGTCTTCTTCAACGACATGACGATGGACGAGCGCGTCGCGTTCACCCTCGCCATGCGCGATTCCGGCGACGTGCTGGAATGGAAATCGCTGAACCTGCCCGGTCCCGTGATGGACAAGCACTCCACCGGCGGCGTCGGCGACGTGGTCTCGCTGCTGCTGGGCCCCATGATCGCCGCGTGTGGCGGCTTCGTGCCGATGATCTCCGGCCGCGGCCTGGGTCACACCGGCGGCACGCTGGACAAATTCGACTCGATCCCGGGCTACTGCACGGTGCCGGACAATGAATTGTTCCGCAAGGTCGTCAAGGACGTCGGCGTGGCCATCATCGGCCAGACCGCGTCGCTGGCACCGTCGGACAAGAAGTTCTACAGCATTCGCGACGTCACCGCGACCGTGGAATCGGTGGCGATGATCACCGGCTCCATCCTGTCGAAGAAGCTGTCGGCCGGCCTGGACGTGCTGGCGATGGACGTCAAGGCAGGCAGCGGCGCCTTCATGCCGACCTACGAGAAATCGGTGGAGCTGGCCGAGTCGATCGTCCAGGTGGGCAATGGCGCCGGCATGCTGACGTCCGCGCTGCTGACGGACATGAACGAATCGCTGGCGCCGGCCGCCGGCAATGCCGTCGAAGTGCGCTGCGCGATCGACTACCTGACCGGCAAGGCACGCCCGGCGCGCCTGCACGAAGTGACGATGGCGTTGTGCGCCGAGATGCTGGTGCTGGGCAAACTGGCCGCCAACGAAAGCGAAGCGCGCGCCAAGCTGCAGGCGTCGCTCGACAGCGGTGCCGCCGCCGAACGTTTCGCCAGGATGGTCACTGCGCTGGGCGGCCCGGCCGACCTGCTGGAGAACATGGACCGGCACCTGGAGCAGGCGCCCGTGATCGTCGAAGTGCCTGCGCTGCAGTCGGGCTATGCCGCCGCGACGAACTGCCGTGGCCTGGGCCTGGCCGTCGTCAGCCTGGGCGGCGGTCGCCGTCGTCCGCAGGACGCGATCGACTTCGCCGTCGGCCTGACGAATCTGGCGGAACTGGGCCAGAAGATCGACGCCGGCCAGCCGCTGGCCATCGTGCACGCGCGCAGCGAGGAAGCGGCCAAGCAGGCCGTGGCCGAGGTGCAGGCGGCGTACACGATCGCCGATACGGCGCCAGCCGCGAATCCGATCGTCTATCGCACGATCCGTCCGTAAGCCAAGCAAGCCCATGGTGACAGGCAGCTATCTTCGAGTCGAAGACTCGAAGATAGCTGCCTGTCACCGCGGGTTCAACGTCCGGAGTCAACCATGAACACCCAACAACTGATCGAAGAAGCCAAGGCCGCGCGCCTGAAGGCCTATACCCCGTACTCCAATTTCAAGGTGGGCGCGGCGTTGCTGTGCCGCGACGGCAAGGTCTTCCATGGCTGTAACGTGGAAAACGCGGCCTATGGCCTGTGCAACTGCGCCGAGCGCACCGCGTTCTTCTCCGCCTTCGCGCATGGCTACCAGCAGGGCGATTTCGACAAGCTCGTCGTCGTCGGCGAGACCGATGGCCCGATCGCACCGTGCGGCGCCTGCCGCCAGGTCATCCTGGAACTGGGCGGCAATGAGCTGCCCGTGGTGCTGACCAACCTGAAGGGCGACGTATTCGAAACCACGGCGGCCGCGCAGCTGCCGAACGCCTTCGGCGGCCACGACCTGAAGAAGAAGTGAAAAAAGCCATCGACGTGCAGGCGGCGGTCGCCATCGCGTCGCTGGAGGCCATCGCCGCCAAGACGCAGGGCACCTTCGGTGTCGGCGGCGTCATGCTGGACAGCTTCGGCACCGTACTGCAGACCGTCCACAACAACGTGATCCGCCATGGCCTGATCTACGATCCCACGGCCCATGGCGAGCGCCAGCTGGTCGACTGGTACTACGGCGAAGTCGCGAAGGGCAGGGCGCTGCCGCCGCCGCACGAGATCACCATCGTCACGTCGCTCGACCCCTGCTGCATGTGCGCCGGTGCCATCCTGGCCGGCGGCTTCAATGTCGTGGTGGCCGCGAACGACCGCAACGCCGGCGTCAACCACGAAGGCGATGCAACGTTTTCGGCGCTGCCGGCCGGCTTGCGGGCGCAGGCGCAGGCCAGCTTTGCCTATCCCGCGGTGCTGGGCTCGTCGTCATATGCCCGGCCGCCCCGGGGCGCCACGCCGCCGCATTTCTTCATCGGCAAAACCATCGCGGAACCCACCCAGGCCCTGTGCTCGCTGGTGTTCGAGGCGACCACGGAGAGTGTCGTCAACCTGTTCAACGTCGATCCGCCCCGTGCCGAGCTGGCCGACCCGGCCACATTGCCGCCCGATCACCCGGTGGTGCGGGCACTGAAGCGGGCCTGCCCCGATGCACTGACGTACCGCTGCACCCCACGCCAGCCGGATGCCGGACTGGCACCCTACCTGGAGCACGCCATCAAGCGCGATCGCGCGCAGGGCGGCAGCGGCGACGCCGTCGTGCTGCTCGATGCGTTCGGCAACTTGCTGTTGTGCTGCCACGGCCGGCGCGACAAATCCGCCATCCGCACCGCCTTCATGGAATGCACCCGCGCCTACGCCCAGCTGCGCTACAAGCTGATGCACGGCGCCGACCGCGCCACGCAGGACCAAGTGCGGCGCTACCTGGGCCACCCGAAGGACGGCACGTTCGTGTTCGTCCATGCGCCCGACGACAGCGCCATCAGCTTCATGAACCTGGGTGCCTACGGCTCGACGATGGAAGGCCCGCTGCCGGCCGCCGAGGGCGCGCAACTGCAATATGTACTGCCGGCGGACGAAGCTGCGCTGGCGCGGCTGTGCGCCGGCCTGCCGCCGCTGTACCGCGATCTGATCGGCATCCGCCCCGCGCAGGTGACGGACCAGCGCTTGACGATGGCGCTGGCGCCGGCCTGACCCGTCAGCGCGGTCGCTCGGCCTCGGCCCACGGGTCGTAGGTGCCGATGCTCCAGACGTGGCCTTCGGGGTCGCGGCAGGTGAAGCCGCGCCCGCCGTACTCCTCGTCCTGCAGCGGCAGCAGCACGGTGCCTCCCGCCTGCACCACGCGTTCATGCACCTGGTCGGCATCGTTGACGACCAGGTAGGCGCTTTGCGTGACGAAGGTACCGATTTCCACGGGCTGCTTCAGCAGGCGGCCATACTCGCTGTCGACGACCGAAGCCAGCATGATCATGCCGTTGCCATAAGTGAGCTGGGCATGCGCCACGGTATCGTCTTCGTTGCGGATCACCAGCGCGGCCTCGAAGCCCAGCGTGTTGCAGAGCCATTCGATGGCGGCTGGAGCGTCGCGGTAACGCAGGCAGGGGATGATGGTGGCGCGCGTGTGCTTCGGTATCGTCGTCATCTGCATTCTCCTTGTTCTGGCCAGGACCCCAGGGGGCGGAATCACCAATATAGACCAGCACCCCAGGTGGGGCAAGCGGAGTCAGGCGCGCAAAAGCAACGCGGCCGTCGCTACATCTGCTGGAATAGATGGGTGTTGCCGCGGCTGACCTCGAGCTCCTCGCCCGACTGTTTGACGCGCACCAGCTGGCGTCCGCGCAGGTCGCGCGTCACCCCGGCGATGGCATCCACGCGCACCAGGGTGGAGCGGTGGATGCGCCAGAATTCGTCCGGGTCCAATTCGTCCGCCAGCTCCTTCAGGGTCTTGCGGATCAGCACTTCGCCCTGCGCCGTCTGCACCCGCGTGTATTTCTCGTCGGCGCGAAAGAACAGGATCTCGCGCGTGCTGATCATGCGCAGGCTGTTGCCTACCTGGGCCTGGATCCAGTGCAGGTAGGCGCGCGGTGCCGGTGCCGGCTGCGTGCCCTGCGCCAGCAGGCGGCCCAGTTGCTGTGCGATGTCGTCCGGTGCGCGGCCGACTCGTTGCTTCAGCCGGGTGCACGTCGTCTTCAGCCGCTCGCCGCCGACGGGTTTCAGCAGGTAGTCCAGCGCGCCCTGCTCGAACGCCTCGATGGCGTACTGGTCATAGGCCGTCACGAACACGATGTGGCAGCGATTGAACAGCATGCGCGCCGCCTCGATGCCGGACAGGCCCGGCATGCGGATGTCTAGGAAGACGACATCGGGCCGGTGCTGTCCGGCCAGCGCGATGGCCTCGATACCGTTGGCCGCCTCGGCGACGATGTCGAGCTCGGGCCAGCAGTCGTGCAGGCGCTTCCTCAGCATGTCGCGCATCGGTTCCTCGTCGTCGGCGATCAGGGCGGTCGGTGCCTGGCTGCTCATGGTTTTTCCTTGGCGAAGATGTCGGGGGCGAACGGCACCCGGATGCAGGCGCGGCAGCCTCCTTCCGGCGGGGCCTCGATCAGCAGCTCGGCGCGCCCGCCGTACAGCAGCGCCAGGCGCTCGCGGATATTGGTCAGGCCCACGCCGTCGGCGGCGTAGCGCGAGAAGCCGGCGCCGTCGTCCTGCACCTCGACCTGCATCACGGTGTCGTCGACGTGCGCGCGGATGTCGATGCGGCCACCCTCGATCTTGGGCTCCAGGCCGTGCTTGATGGCGTTCTCGATCAGGGTTTGCAGCATCATCGGCGGGAAGGCGGCACTCTCCAGCTCGGGCGGCACGTCGAACGACACCGCGAGCCTTTGCTTCATCCGGGCCTGCATGATGGCGAGATAGGAGCGCGACAGCGCGACCTGCCGGCCCAGGGTGCCGCCGCCGCGCGCGCGCATCTGCGGCAAGGTGGAGCGCAGGTAGTCGATCAGGTGCTCGTGGATGCGCGCGGCCTGCGGCGGATCGGTCTCGATCAGCTGGCCGATCAGCGCCAGGGTATTGAACAGGAAGTGCGGCTCGACCTGCGCCTGCAGCGCGGCCATCTGCGCTTCCACCACGCGCCGTTCCATGCTTTCCGTGCCGGCATGGGCCGCGGCGGCCCGCGCCTCGATCTCGGCCTTGCGCTTGCCGCCAGCCAGCACCTTCAGGCCGCACGAGATCAGCATGAACGCGAACGCCTGCTTGGGCAGCAGCACGGGCGTGCAGGCCAGCAGCCAGGCCAGCACCCATGTGACGACCAACTGGCGGAACGGCACCTGCGCCAGCCAGTCGAAGAACTGCCACCACAGGTTGCTGGCCGTCTCGCCCAGTTCGCGCAGGAAGCCAATGGCGCCCGCGCGGCCGGCCGCAAGTCTCATTGCGCGCCGCCGTGCATGGTGTCCTGCGGTTCCGCCATCCGCCGTTTGTGGATGTGCTGCACGCCAAACGCACCGATGACGAGCTTGACCAGCAGGAAGATCACGAACAAGGTCAACGCCAGCGGCAGGATCGTCAGCAGCAGGGCCAGCATCACGCACAGTGCCAGCAACGACTGCCACGACATGCGGCCCAGCCGGCGCATGCCGTGATGGACGACGCTGACGACGAAATCGCTGGCCTCGCGCAGGGTTTCGGAGAAGGTCTTGTTGATGGTTTTCATGGTCGGTGGCTCCAACAGGGTGGCGATGGCTGGACTTTAGCCTTCGTCCACCCCGGCCGGAAGGCCGATCCGACGAACCGCGCTTTTGACGGGTTGACCTGCGTGGCGTGGCGACGAATGGAATGGCGCGTCAGGCCGCCTGGGCCCGCGCGTGCCATTCGTGGCGCAGCAGGCCATAGTATTCGCTGTCGCAGATTTCGCCATTCACGAACCAGCGTTCGCGCAGCCGGCCCTCGTGCTGGAAGCCCAGCCGTTCCAGCAGCCGGCTTGACGCCGTGTTGCGCGGATCCACATCGGCCTCGATCCGGTGCATGTTCAAGGCGCCGAAGGCATGGTCGAGCAACGCCGGCAGCGCTTCCTGCATCAGCCCGCGGCCCCAGTGCGGCCTCGCCAGCATGTAGCCGAGCTCGCAGCGCCGGTTGGCCGCGTCGAACTTGCGCAGCGTGACCACGCCGGCGACGCTGCCGTCCACTTCGATCGCCAGCCGCAGCAGCGTGCCGCTGGCGTAACCCGCCAGGCTTTCCTCGACCATTGCCAGGGCCGGGGCCATCTCGGTCCAGGCCGCGGAGCTCCAGTAATGCATCGCTTCCTCGTCCGCGAAGATGCGATACAGCGCGGGTGCATCGGCGTGGTCCAGGAAGCGCAGGCGCAGGCGCGCGCAGGGCAGGGTGAAGGGCGAAAAGCACGTCATCGGTTCCTCTCGGTTGTTGTGTTGGCTCAATCGACTCTCGGTAGTAATTCTGAAACTATGATATCCTTTGAGTAATATCAATTGCCAAATTTCATTTTCATGGTCCGCCTGCCCCTCGCTCTTGCCGCCCTGTTCGCCACCTCCGCTGCCGCCGCCGCCCCGCTGACGGCCACGCAGGTGCTGAACCAGCTCAACGTCGTCTCGCTGAACACGATCGACTCCACCTCGCACGTGGACGGCCGCACCTGGGCCGGCGGCAGCGTCAACGGTGGCGACTACGGCCAGCACCTGTCCCAGGCACCGGCATCGGCCTATGCCGGCCTCTCCGTTGGCGGTTCCGCCAGCAACCTGCACGTCAACGGCGGCGGCGCCGTCGTCAACGGTTCGCTCTCGAACGCGACGATCAACAGCGGCGTTGCTGTCGTCAAGGGCGGCGCCAGCAGCACCAACTTCAACGGTGCGGCCTACGTGGCGGGCGCCGCGGCCTGGAACAATTACAACGGCGGCCTGGTGACGGCACCGACCGCCGCGATGCAGGCCGCTGACAGCGCCGCATCTTCGACCAATTTCAAGCAGGTGCTGACGAAGCTGTCCACGTCGCTGAACGGCCTGGCCGCTACCGGCAGCACCGTCGATGTCAGCGGCAACAAGGCCGTCTTCAACGCCAAGGCCGGCGCCAACGGCGTGGCCGTGTTCGACCTGGAGACGATCGACGAAGGCCTGTTCAGCGTGGGCGAATTCGAGTTCCACCTGAACGGCGCCAGCACGATGATCTTCAATACCGACGTCACGTCCGCGTCGATCAACGCCAACTTCCTGGGCGGCGCGGCCCAGGCCATCGGCGGCAAGGCGATCTGGAACTTCTACAACGCCAGCAGCCTGACCTTGGGCAGCCAGTTCGGCGGCGCCGTGCTGGCCACCGGTGCCACGCTGACGAACTGGCAGAACATCGAGGGCGGCGTGTTCGTCAACCAGCTGGTACAGCGCGGCGAGATCCACCTGCAGCCGTTTACCGGCACCATCTCCGCCGTGCCGGAACCGGCCGGCGTGACCCTGCTGCTGGGCGGCCTGGCCGTGCTGGCCGCACGCCGCCGCCGCGGCTGATCAGGCCACGGCGACGGCCGCCAGCACCATCCGCGCGATGGTCTGCTCGGCCTCGTCGTAGTCCTTGCGCGTGAGCCGGCGGTCCAGCACCAGCGCCATCTGCGGCGCGAAGTCGGCATACGACTGCGTCATTGCCCAGATCGCGAACAGCAGGTGCGTGGCGTTGACGGGCGCGATGCGGCCGGCCGCGATCCATCCTTCGAACACCTCGATATCGCGGCGCAGCACCGGCACCACCCGGTCGCGAATCTGTTCCCCGTACAGCTTGGCGCCGCCGATCACCTCGAGCGCATACACGCGCGAGGCGTACGGTTGCTCGCGCGAGAATTTCAGCTTGGCCTGGATGTAGGCGCGCAGCACGTCGGCCGGCTGGCCGGCATCGGCCAGGTGGGCCATGCGTTCCAGCCATTCGTCTAGCACGTCGTCCAGCACACGCTGGTACAGCGCCTGCTTGGTGGGGAAATAGTACATCAGGTTCTGCTTCGACAGCCCGGCATTCTCGGCGATGCGGGCGATCGAGGTGCCTTCGTAGCCGCATTCGGCGAACATGCGCACCGCCTCCGCCACGATGTCCGCTTCCAGCCGGTCGCGGTTCTGCAGGCGCCGGGCGGCGCTGTTCATGCGGGGCTTATCCATGGCGGCTCCGGATCGATTGCAGGAAGCTGCGCAACTGCGGCTGGTCCGTATAGGCCACGTTGAAGCGGAACCAGATCGTGCTGCTGGGGCGCAGCATGAAGAACTCGTTCGGCGCCAGCAGGATGCCGGCGCGCAGGGCCTGGTCGGCGATGACGCGGCCGTTCCAGGCCGGCGTTGGGGCGATGTCCCAGCCGGCGCTGACGAACATGCCGCCGCGCGGACGCGCGACCGGCGTCATGCCCACTTCACGCAAGGCATCCTCGCTGCGTGCGCGGCCTGCCTCCAGCTGGGCCGCCAGCTTCTCCACCATGCGCCGGTACGGCCGCGCCGTGATCGCGTGGTGCACCGCGCGTTCGTTCACTTCCGAGGTCGTCAAGCCCGTCAGCATCTTGATCCGCACCAGTTCCGGCAGCAGCGAGGCGGAGGCGCAGATCGAGCCGACCCGCAGCACTGGCGACAGCGTCTTCGAGAAGCTGCCCACGCGGATCACGCGGCGCAGGCCGTCCAGCGCGGCCAGCGAGGCTTCGCCGCGCGCGGCCAGTTCGCGGTAGATGTCGTCCTCCACCAGCCAGAAGTCGAACTGCTCGGCCAATGCCAGCAGGCGGTGCGCCTGCGCCGGTGTCAGCGAGGTGCCGAGGGGATTCTGCAGCACCGTGTTGACGAACATGAGCTTGGGCTGCGTCAGGCGGGCCTGTTCGGCCAGCGCTTCCATGTCCAGGCCACGTTCGTCGCGCGGGATGCCGACGACGTTGCAGCCGTGGTGGCGGATCAGCGACAGCAGGTTGCTGTAGCCGGGGTCCTCGACGAACACCGTGTCGCCCGGCCGCGTCAAGGTGCGCAGGATCAGGTCGAAGGCATGGGTGGCGCCGTGCGTCAGCAGGACCTGGTCGGCGTCGACCGCGAACAGCTCGTCGGCCAGCGTGGCGGCCAGGTGCTGGCGCAACGCCGGGAAGCCCAGCGGGTGGCCATAGCCGCGCAGCCGGTTGGCCGGAATGCGCATGGCCTGGCGCACGGCATCGAGGAGCGTGTCCTCGCCGTACCACTCGGGCGGCAGCCAGCCGGCGCCGACCGGCAGCGCGTCGGTGACGCCGGTGTACAGCTCCGGCGTCAGCGCGTCCACGGCTGCCGGCGTGGTAACGAACGGTACCGGCGCCAGCGCGGCGGGCAGTGCCTGGCGCGCGACGAAATAGCCGGAACCGCGCCGCGAATACAACAGTCCCAGGGTGACGAGGCGGTCGTAGGCCTCGACAACTGTAAAGGTGCTGATGCCATTACACTTCGCGAACTGCCGCACCGACGGCATCCGGGTGCCGATCCGCAATTCCTTGGCCGACACCATGTCCGTCACGGCCGCGACGATCTTGTCGACGAGGCTGCCTTTCCCGCTCCGGTCCAGCGGCAGCACGGGCCAACCCGGGTGTTGCGCCGCCGCGTAAGCGCCTTGATCTGCCGCAAGGCCGTGATGTGCCATCGTTGACTCCCTTCCCGCGCGATCGCCAAACTGTATTGTTTTGGCTACCTGTACGGTTGGATGGTTTTGCCGATTGTGTATATGTGCCATAGTGAATGGCGTGACTATTATTGCATCATCATTTTGCCAACTGGTAAATTTTTTTACGGGTCGTAAAACGCGTCCGTAAGGAATCCCACCAAGGAGAAAAGCATGAACGAGTCCCGCCCGGAATCGCTGGCATCTTTCTGGATGCCCTTTACGAACAACCGGGATTTCAAGGCCAGCCCACGCCTGCTGGTGTCGGCCGCCGGCGTACACTACAAGGACGTAGACGGTAACGACATCCTCGACGGCACCGCCGGCCTGTGGTGCGTGCCGTGCGGCCACGCGCAGCCGAGGATCGTTGCCGCGGTGCGCGAGATGGTGGGCCAGCTGGACTTCGCGCCCACCTTCCAGATGGGTCACCCGGCCGCCTTCGAGCTGGCCGACAAGCTGATGGCCTACACCAACCACCGCTACGGCCACGTCTTCTATACCAACTCCGGTTCGGAAGCCGTCGACACGGCGCTGAAGATGGCGCTGGCGTACCACAAGGCGCGCGGCGAGGCGAGCCGCACCCGCTTCATCGGCCGCGAGCGGGGCTACCACGGCGTCGGTTTCGGTGGCATCTCGGTCGGCGGCATCGCCGCCAACCGCAAGCCGTACGGCACCTTGCTGCCGGGCGTGGACCACCTGCCGCACACGCACAACCTGGAGAAGAACGCCTACACGCGCGGCGAACCGGAATACGGCGCCCACCTGGCGGACGAACTGGAACGCATCGTCGCGCTGCACGACGCTTCCACCATCGCCGCCGTCATCGTCGAGCCGGTGGCCGGCTCCACCGGCGTGCTGATCCCGCCGAAGGGCTACCTGAAGCGGCTGCGCGAGCTGTGCACCAAGCACGGCATCCTGCTGATCTTCGACGAGGTGATCACGGGGTTCGGGCGCATGACGACGCCGTTCGCCGCCGACTATTTCGACGTCGAGCCGGACATGATGACGACGGCGAAGGGCCTGACCAACGGCACGGTGCCGATGGGCGCGGTGTTCTCGAAAGCGTTCGTGCACGACGCGCTGATGGAAGCGCCGGCGGGGATCGAACTGTTCCACGGCTATACCTATTCCGGCCACCCGCTGGCCTGCGCCGCGTCGCTGGCCACGCTGCAGGTATTCGAGGAGCAGGACATCCTGGGCCATGCCAAGGGCCTGCAGGACTACTGGGCCGACGCCGTGTTCTCGCTCAAGGGCCTGCCGCACGTGATCGACCTGCGCTGCATCGGCCTGATCGCCGGCATCGAGCTGGCGCCGATCGCGGGCAAGCCGGGCGCGCGCGCCTACGCCGCGTTCAAGAAGGCGTTCGCGGACGGGGTGCTGATCCGCGTGACCGGCGACATCATCGCGCTGTCGCCGCCGCTGGTATTCGAGAAGCAGCACATCGACGAGCTGTTCGGCAAGCTCGCCAGGATTTTGAAGGAGCTCGACTAAAACAACTGCAGGGCGCATCGACACAATCGGCGCGCCGCCTCGCGGTCACCCATAAGGAGACAACCATGCTGGTAGGCGTACCCAAGGAAATCAAGAACCAGGAATCGCGCGTCGGCCTGACCCCGGCCAGCGTGAAGGAACTGACGCTGCGCGGCCACCAGGTCCTCGTGCAGCAGAACGCCGGCGCGGCCATCGGCCTGACCGACGAGATGTACACGGCATCCGGCGCCACCATCGCCGCGACGGCCGAGGAAATCTTCGAACGCGCGCAGATGATCGTCAAGGTCAAGGAACCGCAGCCGCGCGAATGCGCGATGCTGCGCCCGGACCAGATCCTGTACACCTACCTGCACCTGGCGCCCGATCCGGAGCAGACCC from Pseudoduganella armeniaca includes the following:
- the deoA gene encoding thymidine phosphorylase is translated as MYLPQEIIRKKRDGGILSADEIRFFVGGITSGATTEGQIAALAMAVFFNDMTMDERVAFTLAMRDSGDVLEWKSLNLPGPVMDKHSTGGVGDVVSLLLGPMIAACGGFVPMISGRGLGHTGGTLDKFDSIPGYCTVPDNELFRKVVKDVGVAIIGQTASLAPSDKKFYSIRDVTATVESVAMITGSILSKKLSAGLDVLAMDVKAGSGAFMPTYEKSVELAESIVQVGNGAGMLTSALLTDMNESLAPAAGNAVEVRCAIDYLTGKARPARLHEVTMALCAEMLVLGKLAANESEARAKLQASLDSGAAAERFARMVTALGGPADLLENMDRHLEQAPVIVEVPALQSGYAAATNCRGLGLAVVSLGGGRRRPQDAIDFAVGLTNLAELGQKIDAGQPLAIVHARSEEAAKQAVAEVQAAYTIADTAPAANPIVYRTIRP
- a CDS encoding cytidine deaminase; translation: MNTQQLIEEAKAARLKAYTPYSNFKVGAALLCRDGKVFHGCNVENAAYGLCNCAERTAFFSAFAHGYQQGDFDKLVVVGETDGPIAPCGACRQVILELGGNELPVVLTNLKGDVFETTAAAQLPNAFGGHDLKKK
- a CDS encoding nucleoside deaminase — encoded protein: MKKAIDVQAAVAIASLEAIAAKTQGTFGVGGVMLDSFGTVLQTVHNNVIRHGLIYDPTAHGERQLVDWYYGEVAKGRALPPPHEITIVTSLDPCCMCAGAILAGGFNVVVAANDRNAGVNHEGDATFSALPAGLRAQAQASFAYPAVLGSSSYARPPRGATPPHFFIGKTIAEPTQALCSLVFEATTESVVNLFNVDPPRAELADPATLPPDHPVVRALKRACPDALTYRCTPRQPDAGLAPYLEHAIKRDRAQGGSGDAVVLLDAFGNLLLCCHGRRDKSAIRTAFMECTRAYAQLRYKLMHGADRATQDQVRRYLGHPKDGTFVFVHAPDDSAISFMNLGAYGSTMEGPLPAAEGAQLQYVLPADEAALARLCAGLPPLYRDLIGIRPAQVTDQRLTMALAPA
- a CDS encoding VOC family protein, with amino-acid sequence MTTIPKHTRATIIPCLRYRDAPAAIEWLCNTLGFEAALVIRNEDDTVAHAQLTYGNGMIMLASVVDSEYGRLLKQPVEIGTFVTQSAYLVVNDADQVHERVVQAGGTVLLPLQDEEYGGRGFTCRDPEGHVWSIGTYDPWAEAERPR
- a CDS encoding LytR/AlgR family response regulator transcription factor codes for the protein MSSQAPTALIADDEEPMRDMLRKRLHDCWPELDIVAEAANGIEAIALAGQHRPDVVFLDIRMPGLSGIEAARMLFNRCHIVFVTAYDQYAIEAFEQGALDYLLKPVGGERLKTTCTRLKQRVGRAPDDIAQQLGRLLAQGTQPAPAPRAYLHWIQAQVGNSLRMISTREILFFRADEKYTRVQTAQGEVLIRKTLKELADELDPDEFWRIHRSTLVRVDAIAGVTRDLRGRQLVRVKQSGEELEVSRGNTHLFQQM
- a CDS encoding sensor histidine kinase — translated: MRLAAGRAGAIGFLRELGETASNLWWQFFDWLAQVPFRQLVVTWVLAWLLACTPVLLPKQAFAFMLISCGLKVLAGGKRKAEIEARAAAAHAGTESMERRVVEAQMAALQAQVEPHFLFNTLALIGQLIETDPPQAARIHEHLIDYLRSTLPQMRARGGGTLGRQVALSRSYLAIMQARMKQRLAVSFDVPPELESAAFPPMMLQTLIENAIKHGLEPKIEGGRIDIRAHVDDTVMQVEVQDDGAGFSRYAADGVGLTNIRERLALLYGGRAELLIEAPPEGGCRACIRVPFAPDIFAKEKP
- a CDS encoding GNAT family N-acetyltransferase; protein product: MTCFSPFTLPCARLRLRFLDHADAPALYRIFADEEAMHYWSSAAWTEMAPALAMVEESLAGYASGTLLRLAIEVDGSVAGVVTLRKFDAANRRCELGYMLARPHWGRGLMQEALPALLDHAFGALNMHRIEADVDPRNTASSRLLERLGFQHEGRLRERWFVNGEICDSEYYGLLRHEWHARAQAA
- a CDS encoding choice-of-anchor A family protein produces the protein MVRLPLALAALFATSAAAAAPLTATQVLNQLNVVSLNTIDSTSHVDGRTWAGGSVNGGDYGQHLSQAPASAYAGLSVGGSASNLHVNGGGAVVNGSLSNATINSGVAVVKGGASSTNFNGAAYVAGAAAWNNYNGGLVTAPTAAMQAADSAASSTNFKQVLTKLSTSLNGLAATGSTVDVSGNKAVFNAKAGANGVAVFDLETIDEGLFSVGEFEFHLNGASTMIFNTDVTSASINANFLGGAAQAIGGKAIWNFYNASSLTLGSQFGGAVLATGATLTNWQNIEGGVFVNQLVQRGEIHLQPFTGTISAVPEPAGVTLLLGGLAVLAARRRRG